The segment ACTTGAGTAAACAAATATCCCAACACAATACCTTCTTCATAGACATAATCTGTTAATTCGTCCCATTGGAATTCATACATATAATACGGATCTCCGTCCATATTGTAAATCAGTTGCCAGTCTTCGCTCTTTATAGTAAAAGTAATATTTCTCCAACCTTCAACCACACCGTCTCCACTTCCGGCAGGTCCTGCTGGTCCCATCGGACCTTCGGGGCCCATTGGTCCTTCACAAGCTGTAAAAGCGACCAGCAACATGAGTAATCCAATAATCTTTTTCATCTGTTCCAATCTTATGATACTATGATAGTTTGCAAATGTAATAAACTTTTAGGAATGGGAAGCGAAATGCTGGTTTATTTTTTCTTTTCATTTGTCTATTTGGAATTTTATCCGTTCATTTACTATCAAAAATCATCATTCCTCCGACATGAAACATCTGAATGCATTTCTATCCATCTTTTTCGGACTGATCCTGCTGATCCAACCCGAATCCGTTTTTTCTCAAAGCTCGGCTGAAACCATCCACTGGGATTCATCGCTCTGTCTTCCCGACACAGGCGGCAAGCCTCATCCCGGATTGGCTGGAGCTTTTTCCGGGTGTATTGGTGACTTTCTGATCATTGCCGGCGGAGCAAACTTCCCGGATGCCACACCTTGGAACGGTGGCACGAAAACATGGTGGAACACACTCTACTACAAGGACCTCAACGATGCCTCATCTGCCTGGAAAGAAATAAAAGATGCCTTGCCTTCTGCCCGGGCTTATGGCGTATCTATTCCGTTGACAGACGTTATTTTATGTATTGGCGGATGTGATGCCAGCCAATGTTATCAAGAAGTCTTCGCCATCCGGATGCAGAACGGAAAAGTAGAAATAGACAAGAACTGGCCGGAACTGCCTGTTCCGTTAGCGAATATGACCGGAGCCAGACTGGGGAACAAAATCTTTCTGGCCGGCGGACAAGAACAGATGAAACCGGAAGTGGCTACTTCACATTTCTTCGTGCTCGATCTGTCACAACCGGAAAAAGGATGGCAAACCCTCGAATCCTGGCCAGGAAAAGCACGGGGCTATGCCGTCAGTGCCGTGCAGAATAACGGCTCGGACGATTGTTTCTATCTGTTCAGCGGACGGAATTACCAAGCGGATGGAGAAATGGAAGTGCTGACCGACGGATTTGTTTACAATCCCCGTCTCAAGCAATGGAAGAAGCTGCCAGGTGAATTTCCGGTGATGGCAGGAACGGCTCTTGCCACCGGTAGTCACCACATCCTTTTCTTCGGCGGTGTTGAAAAACTGATACCGGGTTCGGATACACATCCGGGCTTCAGTCACCGGGTTTTAGCCTATCATACCATTACGAATACACTGTCCACAACTGCCGTTTCGGAGGCGCCGATTGCCGTGACTACCAACCTGGTGTCGCACGGACAAACCCATTATATCACCAGTGGAGAAATCAAACTGGGCATACGGACACCTGCTGTTTTCCGGTTTGAAGTCTGTCAAAACCTGACGGTTCATTTTCTCCGTGCCACCGTACCGGTTTTAGCTGGAGAAACGGTGAATCCGGTCGGATACATACAGATTATCCAGACGCCGGGAGAGAAAACGCGCCTGACAAGCCTGGCGTATGATTTATCAGGTACGACAGATTTAGGTGACATCGAACAGCTGTCATTGTATGCCTGTCAGAAAGACGGACGGATCAAGACGTCTGATCTACTTGCCTTTTCGGATATTTCGTCTCCAACCGGATCTTTCCGATTAAATATTCCCTTAGAAGCAGATACAAGCTATTATGGACTGGCGGTCCGGCTGAAGAAAGAAACGTCTTTGCAGCATCGGGTGTTGGTCAACTGCCCGGAAATTACTCTCAACGGAAAGACATATCCCGTTCAAGGCTCTTTCAAAGAAGGATTGCGCACAGGCATTGCCCTTCGGAAACACCGGCAAGACGGCGTACACACCAGTCGCATTCCGGGATTGATCACCTCGAAAGAAGGAACGCTCCTGGCCATCTATGACGCCCGCTGGGAATCCGGACGGGATTTGCAAGGAGACATCGACATTGCCCTGAACCGAAGTGAAGACGGCGGGCAAACCTGGCAACCCATGCAACGGATACTCGACCAGCACGAATGGGGCGGACTTCCGGAAAAATACAACGGCGTGAGTGATGCCTGCATCCTGCTGGATGAGCATACCGGCGATTTATATGTAGCCGGCTTGTGGATGCATGGGGTGTTAGACCGGAATACCGGAAAATGGGTAGAAGGTCTGACGCAAGACAGTACGCGCTGGATTCATCAGTGGCAGGCAAAGGGTTCACAGCCGGGCTTGGGAGTCAAAGAGACATCCCAGTTCCTGATTACGAAGAGTACCGACGACGGGAAGACCTGGAGCGAGCCTGTCAACATCACCGCGGCCACCAAAAGGCCGGAATGGTGGCTGTTTGCACCGGCACCGGGACACGGCATTACTTTGAAAGACGGAACACTGGTCTTCCCTACACAGGGACGAGACGAGAACGGCCTTCCTTTCTCCAATATCACATACAGTCAGGATGGCGGAAAAACCTGGACGACCAGCAATCCGGCTTATTCCAATACAACCGAATGCATGGCTGTCCAGCTTGAAAACGGAGACATCATGCTCAATATGCGCGACAACCGGAATCGCGGCGTCGTCTCGCCCAACGGACGGAGAATCTGTACCACATCCGACCTGGGCAAGACCTGGAAAGAACACCCGACGTCGCACGCCGTACTTACGGAACCAACCTGCATGGCTTCTATCCACAAGCATCATTATACAAAAGACGGGCAACCGAAGTCGGTGTTAGTCTTCATGAATCCCAATTCATACAACGAGCGCAACCGGCTGACCGTCAAATTCAGCTTTGACGACGGCCAAACCTGGCCCGAGAAGTACTGGATCTTACTGGACGAATGGGGCGGAGCCGGATATTCCTGCATCACGTCGATCGACGAACAAACCCTCGGCGTCGTCTACGAAGGCAGTGGTGCGAACCTCATCTTCCAGCAGATTGATGTGAAAGATATTTGCCGATAAAGAGGGGGAATAAGGGGAATAAAATGAATAACCATAATACAGGAAAAAACATAGGCAGAAAAGCTTGAATTGATAGGCAGGAAATCATAAAAAGCCGGCGTCTTTTCAGGAAAAAGTCCTATGATTCGGAGGGAATAATGAGGAGAATCCGAGTCATAGGACTTTCTGTTTTCAGGTTCGTGGCAGATCCGGAGTGGCGGAACAGCCGGGGTCGCATGACCGACTGCTGCCAAGTCCGGTTTCACGAACCGAAAAGTTCAAAAAGTTCAAAAAGTTCAAAAAGTTCACTGTACCCTTTTTGACATAATCCGTCTCTTGGGAAAAGGAAGCCGCTATGAGAGCGATTCCCGCTTCTGGTATTTCCCGTGAGAGACACGCACGAGAACCCCGTTCTCGAGCCAGATCTTCCGGCGGCGCATGGCCGTGCTCCGGCTGATCTGCAGACGGGAAGCCGCCTGATCAAAGTCTTCCGTAGAAAAATCCGAGGGGAGCGAAGCCAGCAGCTGTTCGGTCTTCAGGTCGTCGAGCTTCACCTCGGCCGTTTCGTTCTTACGCAGCGGGGCAATCATACAGGCTGCCGTGTAAACCAGATACGGAATCCAGCTGACCACCAGACGGGCAACGTCCAGCCGGCAGTCGACCCGTCGCGGCTTCTCGGCCGAATAACCGGCATACGGAAGATTCTCTTCGCAGGCCTGCATGAAAGTCAGCAAGGCACACAGCTGCATCGCCTTCTTGCGCATTCGTCGGATATACGAGAGAAAAGACGGATTGGCATAGCAGGCATAACGGTTGCAGAGGTCTTCGAGCAGGTCTTCAATCAGATCCATCACCGGAGCGGGAAACAAGATTTCCATGTGCTGGTTCTCGCAATTCACCTTGAACGTCCGGATACGGCCTTCCATGGCATCCCAATACGCACGGTCCATGCGCTGTCCCGTCCGCAGGCGTTTATAAGCCGGGTTGTAATCGAGCACGGCATAGAGGAAGCGATGCGAAAGACCGTCTTCCTGATTATCAATAAATTGCTGAAAAGCGCCGGGCGTTCCGGCATAGAGATCGACCATGCGGGCATTGTCTACACAGATGAAGCCGCCGTCTTTGTAATCGAGGCTCATCCGTCCGCCTTCCAGTCCGGCCCGCAGGTTACTGCGCGAAACCCCGTAGTCGCGCTTCGTATTCTCGCACACCGTTCCGATCTCTTCGGTAAAGCGGAGCGTCGTGTAAGGCTGGTTTGTCAGCAGCCGGCGTACGAACTGCGATTCGGAAGTGCTCATCGACGTCTGCAGGAATTTGTTTTCGGGCACCAGCGGACGTTCTTCCCATCCGCCCTCCACTTCATCCTTCAGCTTGCGGATGGCTTCCTGCCGGGCTTCCCATTCTTTCAGCCGGCTCTTGGCAGGAATGATCTCGTTCGCCTCGAAGTCTCTGGCTACCGCCTTGGCAAACAGCCGATGGATGTCAGCCGCCACCTTGATGCGCCCTTTTCCGGAAGTCGATTCGCCCACCCAGATACAGCTGATCGGCAGATAGCATTCGTCTTCTTCCATAAAATGGACATCGACCGGCATGGCCGAATAGACCGACAGGCCGGCCAGGAGCATGGCCCACTGTACATCGGCCGACTGGCTTTCGTCGATCGCCTTTTGCAGTAGCAGGGGCAATTGCTCGCGGAACGATTCCACGAGAGGCCGCTCGCAGGCAACCCCTTTCAGGTAAGTATCCGCGTCGGGGGCACAGTGAACTTTTTGAACTTTTTGAACTTTTTGAACTTTTCGCTCCGTAACGGCCTCGACCGGTTTCTGATTCACCCCAAAATCGGCAGCATACCGACGATAAACATCGTTGACGGTCGACGTGATTTCACGCGCGTCGAAGCCCGGCTGCGCATACCGCTTCACCAGCTCCGGAATCACCTCATCCGCCTGGAAACCTTTCCGGTTCAGACAGGCAGCCAGCGAAACCAGCTCGCTGTGGCGGTTGCCTTCAGCCAGGTTCAACCCCGCCTGGGCCACCGACAAATAGCGGGACAGGGCCGTCGGTTCGGCCGCTGCGGGAACCGTCATCTCCGAAGAATCGGCCAAGAGCGCCCCGGCCTGAAACGGCTTGGCATCCTGGCGGACACGCAGATCGGGGTCGTGAGCCAGCACCATCAGGCGGGAAAAATTATTGCATTGCCGGTCAAAAGCATATCCGGCCACCGAGTCAAGGCGTGAACCGACAGCCGCATACACGGTTTTAAAATTCTCATCTGTAACACCTTCCACCCGGGCGAAGGCATGTACACCTTTACCACTCAGGCTTTTGGTTACCAAGCAGATCGAAGGATGAGCCGCGATGCGTTCGACCAACGCATTCAAGTCACCTTCAATATGATCCCAATCAAACATCATGACACCCGTAGCATACGTATGCTGATCATCGTTTTTCCGCCCCGCCTCAAAATAAGCATTCGGGGTAATGGCCAGCACTTCCGACCGCTTGATCCACTCATAACCGTTCTGATCAGCAGCCAGCAGACAAGCGCGGGCCTTCCGTGTCATTTCTTCCAAATACACATGACGGGCCATATAGTTCGTCAGTTCGCCGAACGTCATATCGCCCGATTTTGTTCCCTCCTTACAAGAAGAGAACCAACAAAATTTCCGTAAAAACATTCTTCACTCTGGCATTAAATTTAGCCAACCGCCACAGCCTCTTTCCATGCGACCACCCGAAAGAGCACATAGCCGTTGGAGTTAAACAAAATTTTTGATTATCTGAAAGAAATGAAATAACAAAAGAAATGTCTCCCCGTCTTCTTCATGAGTATATCCCTCGCCAAACGTATCTTTTTCCATACAGTTCCAGTCAAGGACAGCGCGCCTGTCATGCATAAACGTATCCCCTTTTCCAGCGTTTTCCTATCTTTAAGATTCAGTCGGATTACCAGTCATTCCTTGTGAGTGACTGAAAATCAGACGCCTTACGATTTAAGACATTTCAAAGGTAGTAAACAGAAATTATACTAACAAATTATATCAGAAAAAAACTTTCCCCGGCCTACGGAAAAAGATACAGCCAAGCCGGGACGCCTGCCAGGCCATACGGGGGAAAGTACTAACAACATGGATGTTACCCGATATCCACGCCTCCAGGAAAAGACGTGGATACAAGCCTGATTATCTCCGGTACGGAGCTCCGAATTCCTTGCAGGTAATCTCGTCGATATCCACCCGCCAGACCTTGACGTTCAGGACAGCCGGACGACCATAGGTAAAAGGACGGTCGGTGTACTGTTTCATCAGGATATCGAGCGCCTCGACTTTCTTGTCGTAATCCTCTTCAAAGACGACATTTCCCCAACAGATAACGCTGCTGGCCCGCATCCGGTAACTGCATGCCACCTCTACATTCTGATAGGCCAGTTCGGTTGTCGGACAAAAAGAAATACAAACACGCGGATTCCGGTTCAAGATCGAAATGCTTCTGCCTTCCTGAGCCGAATGCAAGTAAAGCGTTCCGTCTTTGTAACCAAAATTCATCGGGATCACATACGGCGTTCCATCGGTATCCGCCATTCCCACGAAACAAATACTACATTGTTTCATTACAGATTCGATCTGTTCGTTGTCAACATGTACCAGTGTCTTCATATTGTGTTGAATTTTAATTTCCGAATTTCTCAGCCGGCAGGCAGATCTACCTTAATTAATAGACTAATCAGCCCGCAACCAGAGGCAAAAATAATAAAAGTTACAGAGAATAACGATATTGGATAAAAAAGCCGTTTCAATTAGAGAAATATTTATTTATTCTTGTTGGTTATCCGTGGAATTAAACTACCTTTGCATAATTAAATGCTATAGAAGTGTGATTTTTATACACAATTAAATAACTTAAATTATTATCTTATGTGGTTACTTAATTCTTCTATCGGGAGGAAACTGATAATGAGTATATCAGGACTCTTCCTAATTCTGTTTTTATTGTTCCACCTGTCGATGAACGTAGCGGCAGTATTCTCTGGCGAGGCGTATAATACGATCTGCGGTTTACTGGGCAGTAACTGGTACGCTATCGTGGGAACACTCGTTTTGGCAGCAGGTGTAGTGGTTCACTTCGTGTATGCAGTGATGTTGACATTGCAGAACCGTAGAGCTCGCGGTAACGACCGTTATGCACTGAATTCACGTCCGAAAGGCGTAGAATGGGCATCACAGAACATGTTCGTACTGGGCTTGATCGTGATTCTGTTCATGATCCTTCACTTCACACAGTTCTGGTATCACATGATGTTTGCTGAACTGGCAGGTATCCATGGAGACATCCATCCGCAGGACGGAGCAGCTTTCATCAACTACTACTTCCAGGGTAATATTGTGAACACAGTATTGTATCTGGTATGGTTCGGAGCTTTGTGGTTCCACCTGACTCACGGATTCTGGTCAGCTATCCAGACATTAGGCTGGAGCAACACGATCTGGTTGAGCCGTTGGGAATGCATCTCTAAATGGGTAGCAACGATCATCTGCGGTTTGTTCGCAATTATTACTATTGTATTCTACCTGAACGGTGTAGGAGCGTAAATTTTGAGTTTATAAGTTTATAAGTTTATAAGTTTATGAGTTTGGAATCAAACATTCAAAACGAACAGACTCAAAAACAAAATGACTTAAAAACTAAGAAACTAACAAACTTAAAAAACTAAAAACAATATGGCTGAAATAAATTCTAAAATCCCTCAAGGCCCGTTGGCTGACAAGTGGAAAAATTATAAAGATCACCAGAAATTGGTGAACCCCGCTAACAAGCGTCGTCTGGACATTATCGTAGTAGGTACAGGTTTGGCCGGTGCTTCTGCAGCAGCTTCTTTAGCAGAAATGGGATTCAACGTATTGAACTTCTGTATCCAAGATTCACCTCGTCGTGCACACTCTATCGCTGCACAGGGTGGTATCAACGCTGCTAAGAATTATCAGAATGATGGTGACTCTGTATATCGTTTGTTCTACGATACGATCAAAGGTGGTGACTACCGTGCCCGTGAAGCAAACGTATATCGTCTGGCCGAAGTATCTAACAACATCATCGACCAGTGTGTAGCCCAGGGTGTTCCTTTCGCCCGTGAATATGGTGGTCTGCTGGATAACCGTTCATTCGGTGGTGCTCAGGTATCCCGTACGTTCTATGCCCGTGGCCAGACGGGACAGCAGCTGTTGTTAGGCGCTTATTCAGCATTGAGCCGTCAGATCGGTAAAGGTAAAGTAAAGATGTATACCCGTCATGAAATGCTCGACGTTGTTTTGATCGACGGTCGTGCCCGCGGTATCATCACCCGTAACCTGATCACCGGTAAGATCGAACGCTATGCTGCTCACGCCGTAGTTGTAGCAACAGGTGGTTATGTAAATACCTTCTTCTTGTCGACCAACGCCATGGCATCCAACGGATCAGCTGCATGGCAGTGCTACAAGAAAGGTGCTTATTTTGCTAACCCTTGTATGGTACAGATTCACCCGACTTGTATCCCGGTAAAAGGTGACTATCAGTCTAAGCTGACATTGATGTCAGAATCTTTGCGTAACGATGGTCGTATCTGGGTTCCGAAGAAACTGGAAGATGCTAAGGCATTGCAGGCCGGACAGAAGAAAGGTAAAGATATTCCGGAAGAAGACCGTGACTACTACTTGGAACGCCGTTACCCGGCATTCGGTAACCTGGTTCCGCGTGACGTGGCTTCACGTGCTGCCAAAGAACGTTGCGACGCAGGTTATGGTGTAAACAACACCGGTCGTGCCGTATTCTTGGACTTCTCGGAAGCTATCCAGCGTTTGGGTAAAGACGTTGTTAAGCAGAAATATGGTAACTTGTTCGATATGTACGAAGAAATTACCGATGATAATCCATACGAAACTCCGATGATGATCTACCCGGCATTGCACTACTCAATGGGTGGTCTGTGGGTAGACTATGAATTGCAGACTTCAATCCCGGGCTTGTTCGCTATCGGTGAAGCCAACTTCTCTGATCACGGTGCCAACCGTCTGGGTGCATCTGCGTTGATGCAAGGTTTGGCTGATGGTTACTTCGTATTGCCGTACACCATCCAGAACTACTTGTCAGACCAGATCCAGGTTCCGCGCTTCAGCACAGACCTGCCTGAGTTCGACGAAGCAGAAAAAGCTATCAAGGCTCGTATCCAGAAACTGATGAGCATCAAGGGTAAAGAAACCGTTGATACCATCCACCGTAAGTTAGGTCACATCATGTGGGAACACATCGGTATGGCCCGCGACGAAAAAGGTCTGTTGGAAGCAATCAACATGCTGAAAGACCTGAAGAAGGAATTCTGGAGCAATGTATATATCCCGGGTTCTGGTGAAGATCAGAATGTTGAACTGGAAAAAGCATTGCGCTTGGCTGATTTCATCGAAATCGGTACATTGATGGCCCATGATGCCTTGAACCGTGCTGAATCTTGTGGTGGTCACTTCCGTGTTGAACACCAGACTGAAGATGGTGAAGCTTTACGTCATGACGATAAGTACATGTATGTAGCTTGCTGGGAATATCAGGGTGAAGACAAAGATCCGGTTATGCTGAAAGAAGATTTGAACTATGAATTCGTAGTTCCGCAAACACGTAATTACAAAAAGTAAGTTTGTAAGTTTATAAGTTTTTGAGTTTTTAAGTTTATGGGTACTTACAAAGACTTATCGGCTTGGCAGAAAAGTTTGAATTTGGCGAAAATGGTTTATTTATCAACGGCTGATTTTCCTAATGAAGAACGTTTCGGACTTGTTAATCAGATGAGAAGATGTGCAGTATCCATCCCCTCAAATATAGCAGAGGGCTATGGGCGAGGTTCTGATAAAGAGTTATTGCGTTTTTTATATGTTGCATTAGGCTCTTCTAATGAATTGGAAACGCAATTGATCTTATCTTTTGAACTTTCTTTTATGAGTGAAGAAGCCTTTAAGAATGTTCAGAATCTGAATACAGAAGTGAATAAGATGTTATCATCTTTGATTTACAGACGTAAGAATGGATTGGATAAGAATCATAGAACTTAAAAACTCAATAACAATAAAACTTAAAAACTAATAAACTAAAAAACTTAAAAACTAAAAACGTATGGATAAAGATATAAAAGTAACGCTTAAAGTTTGGCGTCAAAGAGGTCCGAAAGAAAAAGGACAGTTCGAGACTTACCAAATAGATAAGATCAATCAGAGTGTCTCTTTCCTGGAAATGCTGGACATTTTGAATGAGCGTTTGATCAATGAAGGTAAGGAACCGATCGTATTCGACCACGATTGCCGTGAAGGTATCTGCGGTATGTGTTCGCTGTATGTAAATGGTCACCCGCACGGACCGGCAACAGGTGCTACTACCTGCCAGTTGTATATGCGTCGTTTCCACGATGGCGAAACAATCACTATCGAACCATGGCGTTCAGCCGGTTTCCCGGTTATCCGCGACTTGATGGTTGACCGTTCTGCTTATGATAAGATCATGCAGGCTGGTGGTTTCGTTTCAGTAAATACAGGTGGTGTTCCTGATGCTAACGCCATCGCTATTCCGAAGAAGAACGCCGACTTGGCTATGGATGCAGCCGCTTGTATCGGTTGCGGTGCCTGTGCAGCTGCTTGTAAGAATGGTTCAGCCATGTTGTTCGTTTCTGCCAAGGTAAGCCAGCTGGCCCTGTTGCCACAAGGACGCGTTGAAGCAGCTCGCCGTGCGAAAGCCATGGTTGCCAAGATGGACGAACTGGGCTTCGGTAACTGTACAAACACTCGCGCTTGCGAAATGGAATGTCCGAAGAACATCTCTGTCAGCAACATCGCGCGTTTGAACCGTGAATTCTTGAAGGCAAAACTGAAAGACTAATCACATAAGAATTCATTCATACATTATCAAAGCGACTTGTCCGGCGGGGCAGGTCGCTTTTTTTATGTTGCATAACAGCCATGCCGGCGATGTATTCCACCGAGGATTTCTTACCTTTAAACTGCTATTTAGAATCAGATCTAATAACATGAAAAAGATGAAAATCAAAACAGTCTTGAGTTCCACGCCGGTCATTGCCTTCATCGGATTCTGGATCTTTGCCTCCATTTTATATGGAGACGTATTTTATATGGCCGAACAGTACAGTCTGTTTGCCTTCGACCCACAGATGATGGACTTCATCCTCAACCAGCCGGGCGGAAAAATATACTGGTTCGGACGCCTGCTCCTGCTTTCGTATCATGAGCCCTGGGCCGGTGGCCTGTTTATGTCGGTCCTGCTGACCGGAACGGTCTGCCTCGTCAAAAAGGCCTTCGCGCTCCGGGGAAAATGGGAATGGATCGCGCTGCTTCCTTCCATGGCCGTTATATGGTACCTCATCCAGAAAGGAGAAAATCTCTATTACCAGCAAGAGCCATCGGTGGTTTTCCTGTGGCCCTTGGCCGTTTTCATGCTGGCAGCCTTCGTCAGCATCGCCTTTCATTTCATCAGCGGAAAATCATCCCAGCAGATTGCTTCTTCATCACTGTCAAATAGTATCAGCAGATTATTATTCCTGCTGCTGTATATATATACCTGGACCGGCAAGGAAAACGAAAGACTGACCGCCTCAATGCAACGGGCCTATCAGGAACAGGACTGGGATAAAATGATCCACAAGGCCCAGCGGGCTCAGCACCCTACCAGAAGTGTTGCCGCCTATCATGCCATCGCCTTGTTGCAGACCGGACGCTTATTGCAGAACCTGCTCGATATTCCTTACCAATATCCGGATTTAGGCCTGGTCAACCGGGGCGGATTACCCGACGACGGAACCGATTTATATCTGGCCGACTGCTGTTTCTCTTCCGGCCTGCTCAATACGGCT is part of the Parabacteroides sp. AD58 genome and harbors:
- a CDS encoding sialidase family protein, whose amino-acid sequence is MTVHFLRATVPVLAGETVNPVGYIQIIQTPGEKTRLTSLAYDLSGTTDLGDIEQLSLYACQKDGRIKTSDLLAFSDISSPTGSFRLNIPLEADTSYYGLAVRLKKETSLQHRVLVNCPEITLNGKTYPVQGSFKEGLRTGIALRKHRQDGVHTSRIPGLITSKEGTLLAIYDARWESGRDLQGDIDIALNRSEDGGQTWQPMQRILDQHEWGGLPEKYNGVSDACILLDEHTGDLYVAGLWMHGVLDRNTGKWVEGLTQDSTRWIHQWQAKGSQPGLGVKETSQFLITKSTDDGKTWSEPVNITAATKRPEWWLFAPAPGHGITLKDGTLVFPTQGRDENGLPFSNITYSQDGGKTWTTSNPAYSNTTECMAVQLENGDIMLNMRDNRNRGVVSPNGRRICTTSDLGKTWKEHPTSHAVLTEPTCMASIHKHHYTKDGQPKSVLVFMNPNSYNERNRLTVKFSFDDGQTWPEKYWILLDEWGGAGYSCITSIDEQTLGVVYEGSGANLIFQQIDVKDICR
- a CDS encoding fumarate reductase/succinate dehydrogenase flavoprotein subunit, with protein sequence MAEINSKIPQGPLADKWKNYKDHQKLVNPANKRRLDIIVVGTGLAGASAAASLAEMGFNVLNFCIQDSPRRAHSIAAQGGINAAKNYQNDGDSVYRLFYDTIKGGDYRAREANVYRLAEVSNNIIDQCVAQGVPFAREYGGLLDNRSFGGAQVSRTFYARGQTGQQLLLGAYSALSRQIGKGKVKMYTRHEMLDVVLIDGRARGIITRNLITGKIERYAAHAVVVATGGYVNTFFLSTNAMASNGSAAWQCYKKGAYFANPCMVQIHPTCIPVKGDYQSKLTLMSESLRNDGRIWVPKKLEDAKALQAGQKKGKDIPEEDRDYYLERRYPAFGNLVPRDVASRAAKERCDAGYGVNNTGRAVFLDFSEAIQRLGKDVVKQKYGNLFDMYEEITDDNPYETPMMIYPALHYSMGGLWVDYELQTSIPGLFAIGEANFSDHGANRLGASALMQGLADGYFVLPYTIQNYLSDQIQVPRFSTDLPEFDEAEKAIKARIQKLMSIKGKETVDTIHRKLGHIMWEHIGMARDEKGLLEAINMLKDLKKEFWSNVYIPGSGEDQNVELEKALRLADFIEIGTLMAHDALNRAESCGGHFRVEHQTEDGEALRHDDKYMYVACWEYQGEDKDPVMLKEDLNYEFVVPQTRNYKK
- a CDS encoding succinate dehydrogenase/fumarate reductase iron-sulfur subunit, which codes for MDKDIKVTLKVWRQRGPKEKGQFETYQIDKINQSVSFLEMLDILNERLINEGKEPIVFDHDCREGICGMCSLYVNGHPHGPATGATTCQLYMRRFHDGETITIEPWRSAGFPVIRDLMVDRSAYDKIMQAGGFVSVNTGGVPDANAIAIPKKNADLAMDAAACIGCGACAAACKNGSAMLFVSAKVSQLALLPQGRVEAARRAKAMVAKMDELGFGNCTNTRACEMECPKNISVSNIARLNREFLKAKLKD
- a CDS encoding DUF6057 family protein — encoded protein: MKIKTVLSSTPVIAFIGFWIFASILYGDVFYMAEQYSLFAFDPQMMDFILNQPGGKIYWFGRLLLLSYHEPWAGGLFMSVLLTGTVCLVKKAFALRGKWEWIALLPSMAVIWYLIQKGENLYYQQEPSVVFLWPLAVFMLAAFVSIAFHFISGKSSQQIASSSLSNSISRLLFLLLYIYTWTGKENERLTASMQRAYQEQDWDKMIHKAQRAQHPTRSVAAYHAIALLQTGRLLQNLLDIPYQYPDLGLVNRGGLPDDGTDLYLADCCFSSGLLNTAYHQAMERMVIDGPSCYTLKQLFFCSLLNEEYALANKYLYQLQQVPFESDFVERYMPFVANPEAIVSHPFFNRILALTPTSDSFEQSYRSPIFIGYPLASNNIRNQQTLEVSLAACLYTKLLDEVVNRTRPYKGKQLPLLVEQAVVLYTCLQPERAANLLSQFQIRPTTVQQVKDFLARYVKNGQVADELIPQLQEEYAHFYPFYYFCQNKIDEEQMKRYQILMKGGVN
- a CDS encoding four helix bundle protein — translated: MGTYKDLSAWQKSLNLAKMVYLSTADFPNEERFGLVNQMRRCAVSIPSNIAEGYGRGSDKELLRFLYVALGSSNELETQLILSFELSFMSEEAFKNVQNLNTEVNKMLSSLIYRRKNGLDKNHRT
- a CDS encoding pyridoxamine 5'-phosphate oxidase family protein produces the protein MKTLVHVDNEQIESVMKQCSICFVGMADTDGTPYVIPMNFGYKDGTLYLHSAQEGRSISILNRNPRVCISFCPTTELAYQNVEVACSYRMRASSVICWGNVVFEEDYDKKVEALDILMKQYTDRPFTYGRPAVLNVKVWRVDIDEITCKEFGAPYRR
- a CDS encoding succinate dehydrogenase/fumarate reductase cytochrome b subunit, whose translation is MWLLNSSIGRKLIMSISGLFLILFLLFHLSMNVAAVFSGEAYNTICGLLGSNWYAIVGTLVLAAGVVVHFVYAVMLTLQNRRARGNDRYALNSRPKGVEWASQNMFVLGLIVILFMILHFTQFWYHMMFAELAGIHGDIHPQDGAAFINYYFQGNIVNTVLYLVWFGALWFHLTHGFWSAIQTLGWSNTIWLSRWECISKWVATIICGLFAIITIVFYLNGVGA
- a CDS encoding DUF3987 domain-containing protein codes for the protein MTFGELTNYMARHVYLEEMTRKARACLLAADQNGYEWIKRSEVLAITPNAYFEAGRKNDDQHTYATGVMMFDWDHIEGDLNALVERIAAHPSICLVTKSLSGKGVHAFARVEGVTDENFKTVYAAVGSRLDSVAGYAFDRQCNNFSRLMVLAHDPDLRVRQDAKPFQAGALLADSSEMTVPAAAEPTALSRYLSVAQAGLNLAEGNRHSELVSLAACLNRKGFQADEVIPELVKRYAQPGFDAREITSTVNDVYRRYAADFGVNQKPVEAVTERKVQKVQKVQKVHCAPDADTYLKGVACERPLVESFREQLPLLLQKAIDESQSADVQWAMLLAGLSVYSAMPVDVHFMEEDECYLPISCIWVGESTSGKGRIKVAADIHRLFAKAVARDFEANEIIPAKSRLKEWEARQEAIRKLKDEVEGGWEERPLVPENKFLQTSMSTSESQFVRRLLTNQPYTTLRFTEEIGTVCENTKRDYGVSRSNLRAGLEGGRMSLDYKDGGFICVDNARMVDLYAGTPGAFQQFIDNQEDGLSHRFLYAVLDYNPAYKRLRTGQRMDRAYWDAMEGRIRTFKVNCENQHMEILFPAPVMDLIEDLLEDLCNRYACYANPSFLSYIRRMRKKAMQLCALLTFMQACEENLPYAGYSAEKPRRVDCRLDVARLVVSWIPYLVYTAACMIAPLRKNETAEVKLDDLKTEQLLASLPSDFSTEDFDQAASRLQISRSTAMRRRKIWLENGVLVRVSHGKYQKRESLS